The genomic region aaatggcaagattttaaaccttttggatccagatgcggaaaaaacaAAGTTACAAACCTTTAAACGAaaatcgcaaaactggccaaacctcagggacgaaaatggcattttactctaaaactTGATATTATAGATGGAAGAAaacaaaaaatagaaaaataaaaaacatgtCTACCAGATTTTCTCTTAAAAATGTGTCTACAGTTGTTCCAGCGTGCATAAGGGTGTTAGCATATATTGTTGCACTGTGGCAAACGCTGTTTCTCATCTCGATTGATTGCTTTATTAATATTGTCTTCAGAATAAGCAGATCCGACCTATATAAGACACAGAATATTACAAGAATCTTTCAACAATTAGGAATAAAGACCAAAAACAGAAGAGACAAGAAACCAAAAGATGGAGATGGCAATTTCAAATGGTTGATCAGGAATCTAATAACATGATCTTTGTAATAATATCTAATACACTGTAATTTACTCAATAAATTTGAACAGGAAGGTGTTTGAGGATCAAGTGATCAACAAAACCCATACCAAAAAATAACCCCATTTGGCATGTTGCCCAACCCGCCCATtttgcaaacgagccgagccaagctcgagctcggctcattgGTAgcttctcaagctcgagctcggctcgtttctTATCTACTAATTAACTCATATAAATAAATATACTACAAATAATAGACTAATATTACACTAAGGGTCGATAAGGCTCGATGAGCCTGGAGAGCTTCACATGCCAAGCTCGAGTTCGGGCTTGATaaataaacgagctttattttaggctcaagctcggctcgtttcgagctttttctcgaggcGGTCTCAAGAAGCTCGCGAGTaactcggctcgtttgcaccacTAAGAAAAACAAATAGGGCTCGTTTGCACCACTAAGAAAAACAAATAGGTCTAGATAACATCACAAAAATGAAAAGGCTGCACACTTGTTATGACTGTATAAAAACTGGAGAGTCAACTGAATCCAAGTTTCACCAGACAATATCCCCTTCAATTTAGTCAACCTCTCAGCATATGTCACTTCAGCTGGATCAACAGATTCAGGCACTGTAACCTCTGTAGTAATAAGTGGTTGCGCTTCATCAGCCATTTGAGTGTCCTCTGACAGACGGATTTCGCTCCGTGACAGCTGGCGTTTCAGGTTTCAACTTGGGACTCGACAACTGGTCTCTGGCACTCAGTAGAAAAGCTTGGTGCTCATTTTCAATTAGATCAAAAGCGATTTGGAATGCCATCATCGCATCATCTTTGTTTTCGGATCTTAAAAGTTTCTCGAGTATGCTTGCAACACCATCGGGTTGATCGAGGAACACAAGGCACGGGCAAATGTTTAAGTAGTCGGGGGATGCAAGATCTTGGTATACTttgacaagaagaagaagaagtacctacccacaaaaaaaaattgtagtttTTCATTTTAATACATAACTGAGCTTATATGTCCATTTTGTCATGATATGTACAAATCTAGTCATCTAGTTATACATCTTACTTCTAGTAACTATATAATTTAACATAATTCAAATACTTATATTTGCAAAAATAAATAGATAAGCATGAAGATCCTTTAGATTATCCAGGAGAACGTCACAATGCTCCAATTCTACAAACCACATTAGATTACCCTGAATGGACTTAACTGATAGGATCCCGATCCAGGTTTATACCAGAAGGAAAGGGCGGGTCAAGGATCCAGATGTGAATCAGTTCAATACCATTTTCGGTTACTGGGTTGACCCACTGGGTCAGCACAGGATGGGAGTTATGGAGCAGTTCAAGGCAGTTTACAAGCTGAATTGTAGGAGCAGTTAATTTCAGTTCTTGTTTTATTAGCAGGCTACGTTTTTCATGAGTTTTCTTGTTCTTGTTTTTGTTATCAGTTTCATTTGTATCTGGAGACTTAGCCCCTCTCGAAACGGGCCAGTTTGTTTAATTCGATAAAGTTGCCTGCTTAATTTTGTTGTTTCTATCATTGGTTCCATTGCCGGGAAACGAAGAGAGACAAGATGGTTCAGACCCGGAGCAGTCCAGAAGAGAGTGGTTCTAACCCACCCGATTCATTAGCATCCCAATTAGCAGTTATTGTTAAGAAACTTGAAACTGTGGATGCTATGCGAGATGAATTGGCAGCCCTCAAGACCCATGTGGAGAAACCGAAAATGAAGGATATGGAAGGTATGACGATGGAGAGCCTTCCAGAAATTCAAACCGACACAACAGACCATACAACAAAATTGATTTTCCTACTTTCAGTGACGGAGATCCTCGAGGTTGGGTGCTCAAGGCTGAAAAATATTTCCGCTACTATAATATACCCGAAGAAGAAAAGGTAGATGTTGCCTCTTTACA from Helianthus annuus cultivar XRQ/B chromosome 10, HanXRQr2.0-SUNRISE, whole genome shotgun sequence harbors:
- the LOC110884941 gene encoding 26S proteasome non-ATPase regulatory subunit 1 homolog A-like produces the protein MADEAQPLITTEVTVPESVDPAEVTYAERLTKLKGILSGETWIQLTLQFLYSHNKSDLLILKTILIKQSIEMRNSVCHSATIYANTLMHAGTTVDTFLRENLDWLSRATNWAKFNATAGLGVIHRGHLQQGRLLMAPYLPQSGSGGGSPYSEGGALYALGLIHANHGGGSGSNSGESITAPGGG